A single genomic interval of Labeo rohita strain BAU-BD-2019 chromosome 13, IGBB_LRoh.1.0, whole genome shotgun sequence harbors:
- the kcnf1b gene encoding potassium voltage-gated channel subfamily F member 1, which yields MWTLPRTRFAHCNGSSSSDEKEIAVNIGGVRLVLCGDILNRYPDSRLAELVNCSTRSFDVISSLCDDYDPGKREFYFDRDPDSFKCIVEVYYFGEIHMKRGICPICFIKEMEFWKIDLSYLDECCKSNLTEKEEELAEIADKVKLILDDLDCDPNVSRTERWQKFLWKLMEKPESSLPARVIAVVSFLFILVSSVVMCLGTIPDLQVEDSEGNRVEHPTLDAIETACIGWFTVEYVLRLASSPNKVRFALSFMNMIDFLAVLPFYVVLVLTYLGTAMMELVNVQQAVQALRIMRIARIFKLARHSSGLQTLTYALKRSFKELGLLLMYMGVGIFVFSALGYTMEQSHPETLFRSIPQSFWWAIITMTTVGYGDIYPKTTLGRCNAAISFLCGVIAIALPIHPIINNFVIYYNKQKVLETAAKHELELMELRALELAVRNSSRRSDAPGNAWEGAMRASRSDTYIPLLSGAHRTEREPVKKKSLT from the coding sequence ATGTGGACTCTACCGAGGACCCGGTTCGCGCACTGTAACGGCTCGTCGAGCAGCGACGAGAAAGAAATCGCCGTAAACATCGGCGGCGTGCGGCTGGTGCTGTGCGGGGACATTCTGAACCGCTATCCGGACAGCAGGCTCGCCGAACTTGTGAACTGCTCAACTCGGAGTTTTGATGTCATTTCCTCGCTCTGCGATGATTACGACCCAGGGAAACGAGAATTCTACTTCGACAGAGATCCTGACTCGTTTAAATGCATCGTAGAAGTGTACTACTTTGGAGAGATCCACATGAAGCGCGGAATCTGCCCTATTTGTTTTATAAAGGAGATGGAGTTTTGGAAGATTGATTTGAGCTACTTGGACGAATGCTGCAAGAGTAACTTGACTGAGAAGGAGGAAGAGTTAGCTGAGATTGCAGACAAGGTGAAACTGATCCTGGATGATCTGGACTGTGACCCTAATGTGAGCCGCACTGAAAGGTGGCAGAAGTTCCTCTGGAAACTCATGGAGAAACCGGAGTCCTCGCTCCCCGCACGCGTAATTGCCGTCGTGTCCTTTCTGTTCATTCTAGTGTCATCTGTGGTGATGTGTCTAGGGACTATACCCGACCTCCAAGTGGAGGATTCCGAAGGGAACCGCGTTGAGCACCCGACCCTGGATGCTATCGAGACGGCGTGCATCGGCTGGTTCACGGTGGAGTACGTGCTGCGCCTCGCTTCGTCCCCAAACAAGGTGCGCTTCGCGCTCTCCTTCATGAACATGATAGACTTCTTGGCCGTCCTGCCGTTCTACGTGGTGCTGGTTCTCACGTACCTCGGCACGGCCATGATGGAGCTGGTCAACGTGCAGCAGGCGGTGCAGGCGCTCCGCATCATGCGCATTGCGCGGATCTTCAAGCTGGCGCGCCATTCTTCTGGCCTGCAGACGCTCACGTACGCGCTCAAACGCAGCTTCAAGGAGCTGGGGCTGCTCCTCATGTACATGGGAGTGGGCATCTTCGTGTTCTCCGCGCTCGGGTACACCATGGAGCAGAGCCACCCGGAGACGCTGTTCAGAAGCATCCCGCAGTCCTTCTGGTGGGCCATCATCACCATGACCACCGTCGGCTACGGGGACATCTACCCAAAAACTACCCTAGGCCGGTGCAACGCGGCCATCAGCTTTCTGTGCGGGGTGATCGCCATAGCGCTGCCCATCCACCCCATCATCAACAATTTCGTCATCTATTACAACAAGCAGAAGGTGCTCGAAACCGCCGCCAAGCACGAGTTGGAACTCATGGAGCTGCGCGCTCTCGAACTCGCAGTGAGAAACTCCTCGCGCAGGTCTGACGCGCCCGGGAACGCGTGGGAAGGTGCAATGCGCGCGTCGCGTAGCGATACATACATCCCGCTCCTTTCGGGAGCGCACAGAACTGAGAGGGAGCCCGTGAAGAAGAAAAGCCTAACTTAG
- the rbm25a gene encoding RNA-binding protein 25: MSFPPPLNQIAQLPPGISPSQFAGFPTTASPIIPVPVGMMTPSPAVLVQTAVPVVQKLTRDSIAARNKDLEEGTGTSTGPTTTVFVGNISEKASDMLVRQLLAKCGLVLSWKRVQGASGKLQAFGFCEYKEPESTLRALRLLHELQVGDKKLLVKVDAKTKAQLDTWKASQRRRNGAPQTGEEAKDEEEEEVLDEETKRRDQMVKGAIDSLIREYSSELSASSQDAEAHQRKKRKEKKEDDINAMELEDDKRDLISREISKFRDTHKKLEEEKERERQQIEKERRERDKEREREKERRDREREKERERERQKEREKERERERDRERERTKEKEREKERSRDRSKDRSRSREKSREEKKREREEDEEEAYERRKLERKLREKEAAYQERLKNWEIRERKKARDYSKETEREEERHREMTKEAKRLKEFLEDYDDDRDDPKYYRGSALQKRLRDREKELELDERDRKREKDELEEIRQRLLAEGHPDPDAELQRIEQEAEKQRQPPLKQEQSEEVLHISSEEHQRKGSVEQEAYSSDNNITDREEDEEEEDDDREVKPCLKPTLRPVPTAPSISSASGNATPLTPGSESPRGIMSQENSSHEAPPTEELRPKIGLSLKLGAAGSPKLPQAGRRKALAVVDSVFNKFDEEEAEEAPKKRKLVPLDYSEDDRGGLSLDGAEITGSRPGVNTEEKRKHIKSLIEKIPTVKQELFNYPLDWNMVDTTLMDRRIRPWINKKIIEYIGEEEATLVDFVCSKVMAHSTPEGILDDVAMVLDEEAEVFIVKMWRLLIYETEAKKIGLVK; the protein is encoded by the exons ATGTCATTCCCTCCTCCTCTGAACCAGATAGCCCAGTTGCCCCCTGGCATTTCCCCCAGTCAATTTGCTGGGTTTCCCACTACAG CAAGTCCAATAATCCCAGTCCCTGTGGGCATGATGACTCCCTCTCCAGCG GTATTGGTACAAACTGCAGTGCCCGTAGTTCAGAAACTGACTAGGGACTCCATTGCTGCCCGTAACAAGGACCTAGAGGAAGGTACGGGTACCAGCACAGGGCCGACCACCACAGTGTTTGTGGGAAACATCTCAGAAAAAGCCTCTGACATGTTGGTGCGGCAGTTGCTGGCG AAATGTGGTTTAGTCCTCAGTTGGAAAAGAGTCCAGGGAGCTTCTGGAAAACTGCAAG CATTTGGTTTTTGTGAATACAAAGAGCCAGAGTCCACGTTGAGAGCTCTCCGACTGCTTCATGAGCTACAAGTGGGTGATAAGAAGTTGCTTGTGAAGGTGGATGCAAAGACCAAAGCTCAGCTGGATACCTGGAAGGCCAGTCAAAGGAGACGAAATGGg GCTCCTCAGACTGGAGAAGAAGCTAAAgatgaagaggaggaagaggtgCTGGACGAGGAGACGAAACGGCGTGATCAGATGGTGAAAGGTGCCATAGACAGTCTGATCCGGGAATACTCCAGCGAGCTCTCAGCCTCCTCACAGGATGCTGAAGCCCATCAGCGCAAGAAACGTAAAGAGAAGAAGGag GATGATATAAATGCCATGGAGCTGGAAGATGACAAGCGAGACCTGATTTCCAGAGAGATTAGCAAGTTCAGAGACACGCACAAG AAActagaggaggagaaggagagagaaCGGCAGCAGATTGAGAAAGAGAGGAGAGAAAGggacaaagagagagagcgagaaaaAGAGCGACGTGAtcgggagagagagaaggagcgggagagagagagacagaaggagagagaaaaggagcgagagagagagcgagaccGCGAACGAGAGAGAACAAAGGAGAAAGAGcgggagaaagagagaagtCGTGATCGCAGTAAAGACAGAAGCAGATCAAG GGAGAAGAGTcgagaagagaagaaaagagagCGTGAGGAAGATGAGGAGGAGGCGTATGAACGACGGAAACTGGAGAGGAAGCTACGTGAAAAGGAGGCAGCCTATCAGGAG CGCTTGAAGAACTGGGAgatcagagagagaaaaaaagcaagGGATTACAGTAAAGAAACTGAGAGAGAAGAGGAAAGACACAGAGAGATG ACTAAAGAAGCCAAGCGCCTGAAGGAGTTCCTGGAGGATTATGATGATGACAGAGATGATCCCAAATACTACAG GGGCAGTGCGTTGCAGAAGCGATTGAGGGATAGAGAGAAAGAGCTGGAATTAGATGAGAGggacagaaaaagagaaaaagatgaGTTGGAGGAGATCAGACAGAGACTCCTAGCAGAAGGACACCCAGACCCTGATGCTGAACTTCAGAGG ATAGAGCAGGAGGCTGAGAAACAGCGGCAGCCTCCTCTAAAGCAAGAGCAGAGCGAGGAGGTGCTGCACATCTCCAGCGAGGAGCATCAGAGGAAAGGAAGCGTGGAGCAGGAAGCGTACTCCTCAGACAATAACATCACAGACCGAGAGGAAGAcgaagaggaggaggatgatgacCGAGAGGTCAAGCCATGCTTGAAGCCCACACTCAGACCTGTTCCCACTGCACCCTCTATATCTTCAGCCAGTGGCAATGCCACACCCCTCACACCTGGCAGCGAATCACCACGCGGCATCATGTCGCAGGAGAACTCTTCACATGAGGCCCCGCCCACAGAAGAGCTCAGGCCTAAAATAGGCCTCAGTCTCAAACTAG gtgctGCAGGCAGTCCTAAGTTGCCCCAGGCAGGAAGACGAAAGGCTCTTGCTGTGGTGGACAGTGTCTTTAATAAGTTTGATGAGGAGGAGGCAGAGGAAGCACCCAAAAAGAGGAAGCTGGTACCTCTCGACTACAGCGAGGATGATAGGGGAGGCCTTAGTCTAGATGGAGCAGAGATCACAGGGTCACGGCCTGGTGTAAACACAGAAGAGAAACGAAAACACATCAAGAGTCTGATTGAGAAAATCCCCACAGTCAAACAAGAGCTGTTTAATTATCCACTAGACTGGAACATGGTGGACACG ACATTGATGGACAGGAGGATCCGCCCTTGGATCAATAAGAAAATCATAGAATATATCGGAGAAGAAGAAGCCACACTAGTCGACTTTGTCTGTTCAAAG GTCATGGCTCACAGTACGCCAGAGGGAATTCTAGATGATGTTGCCATG GTACTGGATGAGGAAGCAGAGGTGTTTATAGTGAAAATGTGGAGACTTCTGATCTACGAAACAGAGGCCAAGAAAATCGGCCTGGTGAAATAA